Within Chromatiales bacterium, the genomic segment GTCAAACCATGCATCGTACAGGTTCTTACATTGTTTTTCAAAAAGTGGTAGAATGTCGCTTTTTAATACACCACAATTTTTAGGAGGCAAGTATTATGAATAGGAACTTTAAATTGAAAAAATCAATGAGGCTAGTAACCGCTACCTTGGCAGGTAGTTTGACCATGGCAGGTGCTGTATCTGCCGAAGGCGATATCTTTTCAATTCAGGAACTGCCCTCAGATTACATGATAGCCGGTTCTCATATGGACGGTAAATGTGGCGAAGGCAAGTGCGGAGAAATGAAGAAAGGCATGATGAGAGAAGGCATGTGTGGTTCAATGATGCATAAAGATATGGACGGTAAATGTGGTGAGGCTATGCACAGAAGTATGGAAGCTAAGTGCGGTGAGGAAATGCACAAAAGCATGGAAGGTATGTGCGGTGAGGAAATGCATAGTAAAGGTATGGAAGGTAAGTGTGGAGAAATGCATAAGGACATGATGATGGAAGGTAAGTGTGGCGAGGGTAAGTGCGGAGAAATGAAGAAGGACATGATGATGGAAGGTAAGTGTGGCGAGGGTAAGTGCGGCGAGGGTAAGTGCGGCGAGAAGATGTAAACTCAATCCGTGAAAAATCATTGATATAGATTTTTTCGGAACCATATGCTGGTTAAGTGTTCACTTAACCAGCATTTTTTTTATTAAGTACCTATAGATCGTCTAGCGCTATGCTAAAGTCGCTGTCGCTTTATTGAAGGCTTTATTCGTAGCGAAGTTCCACTCTTCTGTTCATAGCATTTGCGTAAGGGCTATTGCCTTCCACGGCCAATTCTTCCTTACCACGACTATCGACCCTTATAGCAGAAGGTGATACACCCATCTGCACCAATATCTCGGCAACGGCTTGTGCTCTTTTCAAAGCTAGTTCTTTGTTATAACGCGCAGATGCCACTGCATCAGAATGTCCCACCAAAGTTACACTGCCTCCATTGTTGATAAGATACTGAGAGTGCAGTTGCAATAAGTTAATACTTGTTGCCGGTACTACGGTGCTTTTATAATCAAAGTAAACAATTGCACGAGGCAAAGATGCCCCAGTTACCTGCCTTCGCCTCGGTTCATCACCGTATTCTTCATCAAACTCGTCGCTAAACTCTTCATCAAACTCGTCGCTAAACTCTTCATCAAACTCGTCGCTAAACTCTTCATCAAACTCATCGTTAAACTCTTCATCAAATTCTATATCGAACTCTTCGTCAAACTCCTCCTCCATTATTTCTTCTTCGGCACTAATTTCAACTACCTCGTCATCATCATCAAAGAACCAATCCCAAGTATTAGACATACTAGCACATCCAGACATGGCAAATAGTGTCGACAACCCGATCAAAAATAACTTCATTTTCATGCTAATTCCTTCCTTAATAGATTGTATTTTTATCCATTATATGAAACTATTCTAAAATAGTTATAAGTAGTAGTATAACACGGGCACTGAATAATTAAATCGATGCCGTAGAAAGTTATATGATGACTAGCTATTCCTTACCGTATAGCACGGTAGGTGCTGGTAGCATGCTATAATCAATAACACGATTAGCACTGATGAAACTGCAAATTCCTACCGATAATCGCCTTTTTATAGTATCTGCACCATCTGGTAGCGGCAAAACTAGTCTGATTAAAAGAGCTTTAGCGGAATTAAAAAACCTCAAGTTGTCAGTCTCACATACTACTCGCCTCCCCAGACCTAGAGAAAGAGATGGGCGCGATTATTTTTTTGTTGATGAAAGTACCTTTCAATCAATGATTGAGGACGGCGAATTTTTGGAATATGCGATGGTATTCGGCGCATACTATGGCACATCTAGGTTATTGATAGAACACGAATTAGCAAAAGGACACGACATTATAATGGAAATAGATTGGCAGGGTGCTAGACAGATAAGGAATTATTACCCTGACACTTTTTCTATTTTTATTTTACCACCCTCACTGGAGGTGTTACAGGAACGGTTACATAGACGTGCCCAGGACTCTAGAGCAGTAATCGCTTCTCGCATGAAGCAAGCGAGATTTGAGGCAAAACATTACAATGAATATAATTACACGGTCATAAACGACGATTTTGAACGTGCGAGTGCCGAGTTAATTAGTATTCTAGCAAAGAGAGGGGAACAAAGTGTGCTAGAAAAAGCCGAGAAATTACTTGATAAAACAGTTAGAGCATTAAATCTATGAGCAGAGACGATAGTACGATAAAAATTACTGATGCCGCGGCTCATCAAATACAGCAATCGCTAAAACCGCAAGAAATGAAAGCAATGAGCTTGAGATTGGCGATAATGCGCAATACGGATGGTAGCTTTCATTATGCAATGGGTTTAGATGACCAAAACTATGAAGATGATCTCAAATTGCAGAGTAATAATATCAATATAGTTGTCAATAGTGCCATGCTTGGTATGCTTAGAGGCATGACCATAGATTATGTAGAACTGGAAAAAGAACAATACAAATTTATATTCTTAAACCCTAACGATCCTTCGTACATACCACCCACTGATACGACCTAGGGTAGATCAGCTAATTAGCAATAATGTTTTCTGTGTTTGCGCCGGGTACCTGCGCGTTGCGAGATTATACCTTTAATATTTTTCATATCGGTTATATCAATGTCTGGATAACCGGGGTTTAATGCTTTGATTAAATATCTTTTTTCCTCTATACGCAATTGTCTGAAAATAAACTCACCATCCACTTCGGCAATAATATAGTCACCGTCCTTGGCATCGTTAGAGGGGTCTATGATGATGATTGAACCGTCAGGAAACTCCGGTGACATACTATCTCCTAGTACGCGCAAAGCAAACGATTCGTTTTCGTTGCAACCTGAGTCAACGAGTAAGTCATCCATATTTTTCAGTTTCCAGTCAATTTTAGGAACTAATAGCAAAAATCAAGTGATCTATTATATACTTAATTTCCAAATATTGTGTACGATGCCACGACAGGTATCTGACACTATAATCCGATGGTTGAATCCTGCATAGTTGTCATAGAGTAGATGATATATCATCATAGGCACAGACTAGGAAATCTTGTATACAGAACTTAAACAAGTAAACACAAGATCTCATAAGTCCTAAGCTACCTTTCAAACTCTATAATCAATAATGCCAGGGGTGTACCAATTGAAGTATTGAATCTTTTAGTTCATGGGTACATCAGTATGTCACCTCTGACTTTCCATGCTCTGCATATGTGAGGCGTTTAGCTTACACTAAAGAAGCCAAACCTAAATATACCTGTGCTATAATCCCATTTTTTATTTCTAATCCAAATAATATAGCTAATGAGTAAATGTGCCTTAATAACTGGTATTACAGGACAAGATGGTGCTTATCTTGCCGATCTTTTATTAGAGAAAGGCTATACTGTACACGGAATTAAACGACGCTCGTCCTTATTCAATACGCAACGCGTAGATCACTTATACAATAAGTTTCACGAGCATGGTCATGGATTTCACATGCACCATGGCGATATGACTGATGCTAGTAGCTTGATTCATATCATACAAAAAGCGCAACCTGATGAGATTTACAATATTGCTGCACAGTCGCATGTCCAAGTCTCTTTTGAAGAACCTGAATACACTGCAAACTCAGATGCTTTGGGGCCGCTTCGTATGCTGGAAGCGATTCGTACTTTAAGTAGCGATAACTCAATACGCTACTACCAAGCATCAACTTCCGAGATGTACGGTAGAACTACACAAAGCCCGCAAAACGAGGATACTCCGTTTCACCCCTGCTCTCCATACGCTGCAGCCAAGTTATATGCCTATTGGATTACGGTGATTTATCGAGAAGCCTACGGTATTTATGCAGCCAACGGCATTCTATTCAATCACGAATCAAAGAAGCGTGGAGAAACTTTCGTTACTCGAAAAATAACGCGCGGACTTGCCCGAATTAAGTGTGGTCTGCAAAATCATATCGCGTTAGGCAACCTCAATGCGTTGCGCGACTGGGGACACGCCAGCGACTATGTGGAAGCACAATGGCTCATACTACAGCAAGAAAAACCTAAAGATTATGTAATTGCGCTGGGCGAACAACGGTCGGTCCGCGAGTTCACTGAGGCCGCCGCACAACGTCTAGATATGTCGATAGAGTGGCACGGTAGCGGCATTGACGAACAGGGTATTGATAGCAAAACTGGGAAGATGGTTATCAAAGTAGACCCACGCTACTTTCGCCCCTTTGAACTGCCAGCTTTGAAAGGAGATGCTTCGCTTGCTCACACAGAGTTGGGTTGGCAGCCAAAAATTACTTTTGATGAACTCGTCGATGAGATGATCGCAGAAGATATCAGACTTGCAGAATTTGAAAAGCTAGTTCAATAAATGTTTTAATCTTTGCCGATTGTGATTGATAAAAATAGTACTATTTATGTTGCTGGGCATACTGGTATGGTCGGATCAGCCATCGTAAGGGCTCTGAACACACACGGTTACGACCAACCTATAACAGCATCTCACAAACAATTAGACTTATGTGATACGCATGCGGTGCGCCAGTTTTTTAAGTCAAATAAAATTGACTGTGTGATCGTCGCAGCTGCGAGAGTCGGTGGCATTTATGCGAATAACACTTTCCCCGCTGAGTTTATATATCAAAATCTGATGATCGAGCTGAATATAATTCATGAAGCGTGGCGTTGCGGTGTAGAAAACCTTGTGTTTCTCGGAAGTTCATGCATCTATCCACACAAAAGCGAACAACCTATGCGAGAAGCGGCGTTGCTGTCTGGATATTTAGAGGCTACCAATGAACCGTATGCGGTAGCGAAAATTGCCGGTATCAAATTATGCGAATCGTATAACCGTCAATATGGTACTGATTACCGGTCACTGATGCCGCCTAATTTATACGG encodes:
- a CDS encoding OmpA family protein; this encodes MKMKLFLIGLSTLFAMSGCASMSNTWDWFFDDDDEVVEISAEEEIMEEEFDEEFDIEFDEEFNDEFDEEFSDEFDEEFSDEFDEEFSDEFDEEYGDEPRRRQVTGASLPRAIVYFDYKSTVVPATSINLLQLHSQYLINNGGSVTLVGHSDAVASARYNKELALKRAQAVAEILVQMGVSPSAIRVDSRGKEELAVEGNSPYANAMNRRVELRYE
- a CDS encoding iron-sulfur cluster assembly accessory protein, yielding MSRDDSTIKITDAAAHQIQQSLKPQEMKAMSLRLAIMRNTDGSFHYAMGLDDQNYEDDLKLQSNNINIVVNSAMLGMLRGMTIDYVELEKEQYKFIFLNPNDPSYIPPTDTT
- a CDS encoding GDP-L-fucose synthase; protein product: MDKNSTIYVAGHTGMVGSAIVRALNTHGYDQPITASHKQLDLCDTHAVRQFFKSNKIDCVIVAAARVGGIYANNTFPAEFIYQNLMIELNIIHEAWRCGVENLVFLGSSCIYPHKSEQPMREAALLSGYLEATNEPYAVAKIAGIKLCESYNRQYGTDYRSLMPPNLYGPGDNFHLKNSHVLAALVRRFHEAKEERKSKIEIWGTGKVKREFLHVDDLASACLYIMQLEKAVYQKKITAQQSHVNVGSGEEITIADCAKLIGKIVGFDGEIAFDTSKPDGTPRKLMDVSLIHSLGWRHSISLADGLPSFYQWFLDNQDKFRGK
- a CDS encoding S24 family peptidase, with protein sequence MDDLLVDSGCNENESFALRVLGDSMSPEFPDGSIIIIDPSNDAKDGDYIIAEVDGEFIFRQLRIEEKRYLIKALNPGYPDIDITDMKNIKGIISQRAGTRRKHRKHYC
- the gmk gene encoding guanylate kinase gives rise to the protein MKLQIPTDNRLFIVSAPSGSGKTSLIKRALAELKNLKLSVSHTTRLPRPRERDGRDYFFVDESTFQSMIEDGEFLEYAMVFGAYYGTSRLLIEHELAKGHDIIMEIDWQGARQIRNYYPDTFSIFILPPSLEVLQERLHRRAQDSRAVIASRMKQARFEAKHYNEYNYTVINDDFERASAELISILAKRGEQSVLEKAEKLLDKTVRALNL
- the gmd gene encoding GDP-mannose 4,6-dehydratase, yielding MSKCALITGITGQDGAYLADLLLEKGYTVHGIKRRSSLFNTQRVDHLYNKFHEHGHGFHMHHGDMTDASSLIHIIQKAQPDEIYNIAAQSHVQVSFEEPEYTANSDALGPLRMLEAIRTLSSDNSIRYYQASTSEMYGRTTQSPQNEDTPFHPCSPYAAAKLYAYWITVIYREAYGIYAANGILFNHESKKRGETFVTRKITRGLARIKCGLQNHIALGNLNALRDWGHASDYVEAQWLILQQEKPKDYVIALGEQRSVREFTEAAAQRLDMSIEWHGSGIDEQGIDSKTGKMVIKVDPRYFRPFELPALKGDASLAHTELGWQPKITFDELVDEMIAEDIRLAEFEKLVQ